The Anoplopoma fimbria isolate UVic2021 breed Golden Eagle Sablefish chromosome 20, Afim_UVic_2022, whole genome shotgun sequence genome includes a window with the following:
- the abhd5a gene encoding 1-acylglycerol-3-phosphate O-acyltransferase ABHD5 isoform X2: protein MMSVVGANSLASSVWGYVDSTIKWCWIPNWLPSWCPTSQIQLQTAEDMMLRCVESPFSKQHISVSNGNLLWTLTLNGDPVKDKTPMVLLHGFGGGVGLWAQNLDALSKRWPVFALDLLGFGQSSRPHFSTDPCEAEDQFVESIEQWRAKVGLESMILLGHNLGGFLAVSYSIKYPDRVKHIVLVEPWGFPEQPDTVEADRPIPVWIKALGAMFSPFNPLAGLRLVGPLGPTLVQTLRPDFKKKFSTMFADNTATEYIYHLNVQTPSGETAFKKMTVNFGWAARPMLPRMDQLQPKIPITIIYGSRSSIDSNSCSTIKEIRPQSHVKIIVIRGAGHYVYADQPEDFNHRVLQACEEVD from the exons GTGGTGCTGGATCCCCAACTGGCTGCCGTCATGGTGTCCCACCTCTCAGATCCAGCTGCAGACTGCAGAGGACATGATGCTGAGAT GTGTCGAAAGCCCTTTCTCCAAACAGCACATCTCCGTCTCCAACGGCAACCTGCTGTGGACCCTGACATTGAACGGTGACCCCGTCAAAGACAAAACCCCCATGGTCCTGCTCCACGGGTTCGGTGGTGGCGTGGGCCTTTGGGCTCAGAACCTGGACGCGCTCTCCAAGCGTTGGCCCGTCTTCGCCTTGGACCTGCTGGGCTTCGGACAGAGCAGCAGGCCCCATTTCTCCACGGACCCCTGCGAGGCAGAGGACCAGTTTGTGGAGTCTATAGAGCAGTGGAGGGCCAAAGTGGGTCTGGAGTCCATGATACTGCTGGGACACAACCTGGGAGGATTCCTGGCTGTGTCATACTCTATCAAATACCCTGACAG AGTAAAGCACATAGTGTTGGTGGAGCCCTGGGGTTTCCCTGAGCAACCTGACACAGTGGAGGCAGACCGTCCCATCCCGGTGTGGATCAAAGCACTCGGGGCCATGTTCAGTCCCTTCAACCCGCTGGCTGGCCTGAGACTGGTTGGACCACTCG GACCCACTCTGGTCCAGACTCTGAGGCCCGACTTCAAGAAGAAGTTCTCCACCATGTTCGCTGACAACACGGCGACAGAGTACATCTACCACCTGAACGTGCAAACCCCCAG TGGGGaaacagcctttaaaaaaatgaccgTTAACTTTGGCTGGGCTGCGAGACCGATGCTGCCGAGGATGGACCAGCTTCAGCCCAAGATCCCCATCACCATCATCTACGGATCCCGATCCAGCATAGATAGCAACTCATGCAGCACCATCAAAGAGATAAGGCCTCAGTCTCATGTGAAGATCATA GTCATCCGTGGAGCCGGACACTACGTGTACGCTGACCAGCCGGAGGACTTCAACCACAGAGTCTTGCAAGCGTGTGAAGAAGTGGACTGA